One genomic window of Solea solea chromosome 12, fSolSol10.1, whole genome shotgun sequence includes the following:
- the LOC131469519 gene encoding ganglioside GM2 activator-like: MDKSTLMSLLVTVSVCVAQVSCRRLAHVKVQDFDWKNCGQPDAPAVLKTLALSPDPITIPGDLTASASGTTDVELAAPLPVTLTVEKEVAGFWVKIPCVEEFGSCHYQDACAILSQLIPPGQDCPEPLHTYGLPCHCPFKAGSYSLPQSDFYVPDMDLPYWLTNGDYRIQGVLGNGSGKELGCLKLALSIHSN; encoded by the exons ATGGATAAATCCACGCTAATGTCGTTGCTggtcacagtgagtgtgtgtgtggctcaggTGAGCTGCAGGAGACTCGCTCATGTGaag GTTCAGGATTTTGACTGGAAGAACTGTGGGCAGCCCGATGCTCCGGCTGTACTGAAAACTCTGGCTCTGTCTCCAGACCCCATCACCATCCCAGGAGACCTGACGGCGTCGGCCTCGGGGACCACAGACGTTGAACTCGCCGCTCCACTTCCA GTGACCTTGACTGTGGAGAAGGAGGTGGCCGGTTTCTGGGTGAAGATTCCCTGTGTGGAGGAGTTTGGCAGCTGCCACTACCAGGACGCGTGCGCTATTCTGAGCCAGCTGATCCCGCCCGGTCAGGACTGTCCCGAACCGCTGCACACCTACGGACTGCCGTGCCACTGCCCCTTCAAAGCT GGCTCGTACTCTCTCCCTCAGTCTGACTTCTACGTTCCAGACATGGACCTGCCGTACTGGCTGACCAACGGAGACTACCGCATCCAGGGTGTCCTGGGCAACGGCAGCGGCAAAGAGCTGGGCTGCCTCAAACTGGCTCTCTCGATTCACTCCAACTGA